The Corallococcus soli DNA window CGAACGACGCAAGCAGCTGCCCCTCGCCTTCGGTGAAGGGGGACTCCTCGCGCTCCACGTACAGCACGCCAAAGGGCATGCCGCCCGAAGCCACCAGCGGCGCGCACAGCGCCGTGTCCGTGCGGCCCAGCTCCTTGCGCTCCAGCGCGGCCTGCACCAGCGCGCGAGGCACCTCCACGGACGCCGCGCCGGACACCGCCGCGGTGCGCAGCCCCTCCGGTCCGCTCAGCAGCGCGGCGCTGCGATCCGCGTTGAGCGCGTGCGCCGTCTCCTCCGCCAGCCGCCGCAGCACCATCGCCTCGCTGGTGGCCCCCAGGAGCGCCGTCCCCGCCGAGTACATCGCCGCGGCCGCGCCCACGTGCGGCAGCACCTCCTCGATGGGGACGTGGCCCGGCTCCGAGGCCGGCATGCCGGAGGGCTCGTCGACGATGGACACCGGAGGCGGCTCGAACACCGCGATGGTGGCGCCCACGCGCATCCGGTCGCCCGGGCGCAGCACCGCCTCCTCCTGGAGCGCCAGCCGCTGGCCGTTGAGCAGCGTGCCGTTGGTGGAGCCCAGGTCGCGCAGCCGCACCTGTCCCGCCACGGTGTCCAGGAAGAGCTGCGCGTGGCGGCGCGACACCTGGTCGTCTTCCAGGGGGATGTCGCACGACGGACTGCGCCCGAGGGTCAGCTGGGAGACGACGTCGTAGCGGCGCCCCGCGAACGGGCCCGTGAGCAGCAGGAGTGCCGGCATGCGATTGGGGCAAGCCTAGCAGCGCCCCGAGGGGCACCCGCAAGCACCGGCCCTACATGGGGCGTTCAGCGGTCAGCAGGGCCCGCAGCTCGGACTCGTTGAGCGGGCGGCCCTCGCGCGCGATGGCCAGGGCGTTGATCTGCTTCTCCTCCACCTCGACGTGGGCCCCCTTGCGCCACTCGGTGGTGTGCACCGCGCCATCCACCAGCCGGCCCACCACGGAGCCCTCGTCCCGCGTCACGGCCTCCAGCCACAGGTTCTCCACCACCGCCTCGCCCTCCGGGTGCGTCTCGAAGGGGGCGCGCACCAGGAAGGTAAGGGGCTCCATCAGCCCCTTGCGCTGGAAGCGCGCCAGGAACGCGGGCAGCAGCGCCTGCGCCTCCTCGTGCATGGCCGCCGTCTGCTCCGCCGGCTCCTTCGCGAAGCGCTCGCGGTAGGTCGCCAGCAGCTCCGCCGTGTTGTGCCGGCCCAGCGGCGACACCACGGTGAGGAACAGCCCCTCATGGCCCTCGAAGGCGTCCAGGGGCACGCCCAGCAGGTTCGCGCGGGCCTCCTCCGACGGCACCATCGTGAAGCTCTGGCCCTCGCTGGTGGACACCTCCTGGCGCAGCGCCGGCCCCTGCGCGAACGCCAGGTCCGTGCACAGCTCGTGGAGGAAGCTCTCCGCGGCCAGCAGGTCGCCCTCGCCCAGGTGGAAGATTTCCACGTCGCGCGCGCCGAACTTCTCCATCCCGTGCGAGTGCACCCACAGGGGCGTGTCCCCTTCCGCCAGCTCGATGGCGTGCAGGTGCACATGGTCGCGGATGTCGAAATCCAGCTCGGTGATCTCCGCCACGTCCTCCGGTTCGTGCAGCTTGAACGCCGTCACGTCCACCAGCACCCCGGGCACCAACTCCATCAGCGTGCGCACGGTCCACAGCGCTTCAAAGACGGGCAGCGTGGGCTGCGCGCCTCCGGGCTCCAGCAGGAACGCGTAGCAGGACCGGGCCTTCTCCACGCGGGCGAAGGCCTCCGGGCTGCCGCTGAACAGCTCCGGGTTGACGCGCGGACGGCCCTCGCTCTCGGGCTTGAGCACCACCCGCACCTCGGACCCGTCCGCGCGAACGGTGAAGCCCTGTGCGTCCTCGTGCGGCACGAACTCCACCTCGTCGGTGGCGAACGCGGTGCGCAGCGCCTCCAGCGGAGGCGGCCCCGTCTGCTCGGTGGCCAGGACGTAGACCTCCCTCACAGGTGCTTCTCTATCTGTCGGAAGAGGTCCACGCGGTCCACCAGGTCGGTGAGGTAGTCCAGCTTGTCCGTCCCCAGCACCAGCACCGGCGACAGCGAATAGCCCTCGAACCACTCCTCGTAGAGGGCGTTGAGGCGCTTGAGGTACGCGGTCGGGATGTCCTTCTCCATGGCGCGCCCGCGCAGGCGGATGCGCTCACGCAACGTGGCCACCGGGCAGCGCAGGTAGATCATCAGGTCCGGCGGCGTGAGCGACGTGGAGATGGTCTGGTACAGCTCCCAGTACGTCCCCCAGTCGCGCTTGTCGATGAGCCGCTGCCGGTGGAGGTTCTTGGCGAAGATTTCGGCGTCCTCGTACAGCGTCCGGTCCTGCAGCACGGTGCCAGGCGTGCGCTCCAGTTCCTGATGCAGGCGGAACTTGTGCGTCAGGAAGAAGAGCTGCGAGCGGAACGCCCACGTCTTCATGTCCTTGTAGAAATCAGCGAGATAGGGGTTCTGGTCATTGGGCTCGAAGGACGGCGTGAGGCCGTACTTCCGGCACAGGAAGGACGTGAGCTCCGTCTTTCCGGCCCCGATGTTGCCCGCGATGGCGATGAACTTTTTCCTGGCCACGCCACCCTTGCTTGTAACCCCGGCGAGCGGCACACACCAGAAACAATGGTGGGGGAAGCCATGGTAGATAAAGTGCATGCCCCCGCCCCGTCCCGCACGTCCAGGTGCACGCGCCGCGTTGGGTCACGCGTCGCCTGGTTGCCCGTCCGGTGAGCGGCACCCCCAGGGCTCGGCCGCCTCAAGGGGCGGCCGGTAGGAGGAAACCCGACGCATGTTGCGCAAGCTGTGGTGCATGTTGGTGGCGGCGGTGTGGTCGGCGATCATGTTCTTCGTCTCCATCACGGCCATGATCCTGACGCTCAACCCGTCGCGCTCGGTCTGGGTCGCCCGGCGGCTCTGGTCCCCCGTGCTGCTCTGGGCCGGGGGCGCGCGCCTGGAGGTGTTCGGCGCGGAGAACGTGGACCCGAAGCGTCCCACCGTCTACGTGGCCAACCACCAGTCCACCCTCGACATCCCGGCCCACTTCATCTCGGTGCCAGTGGACTTCCGCTACGTGGCCAAAAGCCAGCTGCGCCTCGTGCCCTTCATCGGCTGGTACCTCTGGCTCGCGGGCCACATCTTCGTCAACCGCGGCGACCGGGCCTCCGCCATTGAATCGCTGGAGCGCGCCGCCCGGAAGGTCCGCGAGGGCACCAGCATCTTCCTGTACCCGGAGGGCACCCGCTCCGAGGACGGCCGCGTGCTGCCCTTCAAGAAGGGCCCCTTCGCGCTCGCCCTCAAGGCCCGCGTGCCCATCTGCCCCGTCACCATCGAGGGCAGCTCCACGCTGATGCCCAAGAACTCGTGGAACATCACCCCGGGCCCGGTGCGCGTGAAGATTGGCCGCCCCATCGACACCACGGCGTTCGCGGAGAACGACCGCGAGGGTCTGGCCCGGGCCGTGCGCCAGCAGATCATCGCCGACAACCTCTCCCTGGGAGGCAAGGGCGGCGACACCGAGGACGCCATCGCCCCGCCGGGGAAAGAGGGCATCGGTCAGCAGCGCGCCTCCGCCCCCACCTCCAAAGCCTCCTGAGCGAGCCCTCCGTGCACCTGACGCCCCTGAACCGCCCCCGCTCGCACCGCTGGACCCACGTCGCCCTGCTGGGCCTGGGCCTCCTCGCCACCGGCTGCGGCCACGGCAAGGCCACGCAAACCGCCCTGGCCCCCCAGGCCCAGGCGCGCGCGTACCTGGCGGAGAACCAGCCGGAGAAGGCCCTGCCGCTGCTGCGCGAGCTGCATGCGCGCACGCCGGACGACGTGGACGTGGCCAGGGCCCTCACGGAGGCCCATGTGAAGGCTGGCCGCGCGGACGCGTGGGCGGAGGAGCTGCGCCAAGCCATTGCCCGGAACGAGCGGGCCATGGACCAGTACATGCTGGGCCTCACGCTCTTCTCGCGGGCGAAGGACGCGGGCCAGCCCACGGTGGCCGCCTTCGAGCGCGCCATCACGCTGTCGCCCACCACCGCCGAATTCCACTACCGCCTGGGCGTCGCGCGGCTGGAGTCGGAGCAGTACGTCGCCGCGCTGGGGCCCCTGCGCAAGGCCGTGGAGCTGGCCCCGGAGCGCGCGGGCTGGAAGCTGCCGCTCGCCAAGGCCCTGTCGCGCACCGGGGACACCGTGGGCGCCGTGGAGGCCCTGGGCACCGTCGTGCGCGGCAACCCCTCACCCGGGGAGGTCGCCACCGCGCGAGCGCTGATGAACCAGTTGGCGGACCCCTTCCAGAACTTCCCCAAGGCGGCGGAGGCGAAGCTCGAGGAGGGCCTGCGCTTCCTGCATGAGCTGGACGTGCCCCAGCACGCCGTCATCGCCTTCGAGGAGATCCTCCACGACTACCCGGACCTGGCCGTGGTGCACGCCCTGCTGGGGCTGGCCTACCAGCGCCTGGACGACGCCGGCCGGGCCGTGGACGAGTTCAAGCAGGCCATCGAGCGCGCCCCCCGGGACGGCAAGAACCAGCTCTACCTGGGGGAGCTGTACCTGTCGCGCCAGCGCCCGGACGCGGCCCGCGCCGCCTTCGAGAAGGCCGTGGTGCTCAACCCGCTGCTGGAGCTCGCCTGGTTCCGCCTGGGCGACCTGAGCCTGGAAGCGCGTGACCTCCCCGCGGCGAAGACGGCGTTCCAGGTGGCGGTGACGCTGGAGCCGAACGCGGTGCCCGCGCGCGGGAAGCTGGCGCTCGTGCACCAGTTGGAGGGGGACTACCCGGCCGCCCAGCGGGAGCTCAAGCACGTGGCGGAGAAGGACCCGGAGAACACCGAGTTCGCCCTGCGCCTGGGCCTGCTCTACACCGAAGAGGCCCAGAAGGCGCGAAGCCCCCAGGAGCGCCAGAAGGCCACGGCCGAGGCGGAGCGCTGGCTGGGCAAGGTGCTGGAGACCCAGCCCGACAACGCCGTGGCCAGCCGAGCCCTGCAGCTGCTCAAGGGCCAG harbors:
- a CDS encoding lysophospholipid acyltransferase family protein, coding for MRKLWCMLVAAVWSAIMFFVSITAMILTLNPSRSVWVARRLWSPVLLWAGGARLEVFGAENVDPKRPTVYVANHQSTLDIPAHFISVPVDFRYVAKSQLRLVPFIGWYLWLAGHIFVNRGDRASAIESLERAARKVREGTSIFLYPEGTRSEDGRVLPFKKGPFALALKARVPICPVTIEGSSTLMPKNSWNITPGPVRVKIGRPIDTTAFAENDREGLARAVRQQIIADNLSLGGKGGDTEDAIAPPGKEGIGQQRASAPTSKAS
- a CDS encoding tetratricopeptide repeat protein produces the protein MHLTPLNRPRSHRWTHVALLGLGLLATGCGHGKATQTALAPQAQARAYLAENQPEKALPLLRELHARTPDDVDVARALTEAHVKAGRADAWAEELRQAIARNERAMDQYMLGLTLFSRAKDAGQPTVAAFERAITLSPTTAEFHYRLGVARLESEQYVAALGPLRKAVELAPERAGWKLPLAKALSRTGDTVGAVEALGTVVRGNPSPGEVATARALMNQLADPFQNFPKAAEAKLEEGLRFLHELDVPQHAVIAFEEILHDYPDLAVVHALLGLAYQRLDDAGRAVDEFKQAIERAPRDGKNQLYLGELYLSRQRPDAARAAFEKAVVLNPLLELAWFRLGDLSLEARDLPAAKTAFQVAVTLEPNAVPARGKLALVHQLEGDYPAAQRELKHVAEKDPENTEFALRLGLLYTEEAQKARSPQERQKATAEAERWLGKVLETQPDNAVASRALQLLKGQ
- a CDS encoding DUF2314 domain-containing protein yields the protein MREVYVLATEQTGPPPLEALRTAFATDEVEFVPHEDAQGFTVRADGSEVRVVLKPESEGRPRVNPELFSGSPEAFARVEKARSCYAFLLEPGGAQPTLPVFEALWTVRTLMELVPGVLVDVTAFKLHEPEDVAEITELDFDIRDHVHLHAIELAEGDTPLWVHSHGMEKFGARDVEIFHLGEGDLLAAESFLHELCTDLAFAQGPALRQEVSTSEGQSFTMVPSEEARANLLGVPLDAFEGHEGLFLTVVSPLGRHNTAELLATYRERFAKEPAEQTAAMHEEAQALLPAFLARFQRKGLMEPLTFLVRAPFETHPEGEAVVENLWLEAVTRDEGSVVGRLVDGAVHTTEWRKGAHVEVEEKQINALAIAREGRPLNESELRALLTAERPM
- a CDS encoding deoxynucleoside kinase, with the translated sequence MARKKFIAIAGNIGAGKTELTSFLCRKYGLTPSFEPNDQNPYLADFYKDMKTWAFRSQLFFLTHKFRLHQELERTPGTVLQDRTLYEDAEIFAKNLHRQRLIDKRDWGTYWELYQTISTSLTPPDLMIYLRCPVATLRERIRLRGRAMEKDIPTAYLKRLNALYEEWFEGYSLSPVLVLGTDKLDYLTDLVDRVDLFRQIEKHL